The Pseudomonas cavernicola DNA segment CCAGGCCATGCGCGAAGCCGCTGCAGCCCAACCGGAAAAGCCGCTGATGCTACGTCAGGGCGGCCAGTGGGAGCCGCTGTTTTGCCTGCTGCCGAAAGCCTTGGCCCCAGCCGTGGAAAGCGCCTGGCAATCTGGTGATCGCGGCCCTCGCCATGTCTTGCTGGCACTCGGTGCAGTAGCCTTGGATTGCCCTGCGCAGGACCCACGGCTGGCCAACCTGAACACGCCGGAACTCCTTGCGCAGACTGCAAATTACAGCGGATGAATAGCGGTCACTGAACTTGGCCCCACACTCCTCGTCAGATATCCCGGACCTATCTGCAAACCAAGGAGACAAACGATGACTCAACGAATCATTCCCGCATTCCTGCTAGCCCTGGGGCTCATCACTCTAGCCGGCTGCTCTTCGCCCTCGGTGATCACCCTGAACGATGGCCGCGAGATTCAATCCGTGGATCAGCCAGAGTTCGACGAACAGGATGGCTTCTACGAATTCGAACAACTGGATGGTAAACGCGTCAAGGTCAACAAGGACCAAGTCCGTAGCGTCAAAGAACTCTAAGCAAGACCCGCTCGCCATGAGTCACCCGACCTTGCATCGAGAGACTCATGGCGAGCGGCGCATCCCGCATGAATACTGGCGTTCTCCCCCAGCGCAGCGCCACAAACGTCTGCGCTGACAAAAAAAATCTAGCTAACCCCTTGTGCAACAAAACTTTTTCAGTAGAATTATTGCCACTTCGGAGTGTAGCGCAGCTCGGTAGCGCGTCTCGTTCGGGACGAGAAGGTCGCAGGTTCGAATCCTGTCTCTCCGACCAAATCCCTAAAAAACCCGCCTTCACGGCGGGTTTTTTATTGGCTGCGATTCGCCTTTACTGACACCAGCGACCTGCCACACTTTCTGCCTAAGAAAGCCATCGGCCAACGCAGTGCAATAGAGGCATCAACGACTGTTCTGTCGTCACTCTGCAAAGTCTTATCAACCTTTAGAATCAATGCGCGAGACACATCGATGACAGTAGGAAAAACCGTAAACGGCTATCTCATCAGCCAAGCCAGTGACGGCAATTGGTGGGTATGCACAGCCAATGAAGAACAGATAGCCGGCCCCTTCCCTACCGAGAAGCAAGCCGCAGAAGTCGCCGAGGTTCTTCAGGATCAGCCGCCACCGCCACGTCGCCGCTCGGGCCCGCGGGCGTAACTGGCTGGCCGCGCAGATAGCCCTGTCAATCAGAGGGGCCCATGCTTTTCAGCACAGACTTTCAGCGTAAAAAGACCACCACCTGTTCCGCATCAAACGGCCAGTTGAGTTCGGCCCCGGTATCGCAACGGCGCAATACGGGGATGCGCAAGGCATAGAGCTCGACCCACTCTTCATGCTCGACGATATCAACCAGCTCGACCAGCAGACCGTGCTCGACAAAGGGCATCAGCAACGTTTCAGCGACTTCACAGAGATGACAGCCAAGGGTGCCGAACAGTTGGCATTCGGGAAGCATTATCGCGTCTCGCAGAGAAGTTAGATGCGCAGTTTAGCATTTGCCTCAGGCGGCTGAAGCTGGCCCCTCGGCACTGAGCTTGAGCAAGTTTTACAGACCATCCAGCCCGCGACAGTTGAGCCGCTCAGCCTTTTCCAGACAGGGCTGATCGATATCCAGCTGATCGCCGACCTGACGATGCCGTGGTGCTGTCCGGCCCGCTGGAAGCGCTGGAAGACTGTAAAGCGCGCCTGCTCGGCGACCTTGAGTTGAACAGTTAAACGCCAGCGGCCTTGAGCAGTTGCTCCGCCGCCGCCTTGGCCTCCAGCGCCTGATCGGCCGGGCCATGCAGATGGGCCATGCTTAAGGCGCCCTCAAAGAGAAACTGCAACTGCCGCGCCAAGCGCTCCGGCTCAGTAGCGCCCAGACGTTGCAACGCCGCGAGGAAGTAACCGCAGACAAAACGCTTGTGCAGCGCCGCCTGCTGGTGAATCGGGTGCTCCCGGTTGGAAAACTCGGCGGCGGCATGGGCAAACAGACAACCGCAAAAACCCTTCTCGCTCAACCACAGGTGCAAACCGTCATACGTACGCAGGATCGCCTCGCGTGGCGGCAGACTCTCCTGCGCGAGCTGCATGCGTTGGCTGAGCTGCTGATGCTGTGAGTCCAAGACCGCGAGGATCAGTTCATCTTTCGACTTGAAGTGCTTGTACAGGGTCATTTTCGCCACCCCCGACTCGGCCAGGATGCGGTCGATGCCAGTGGCGTGATAACCCTCGCGATAGAACAACTCTAGCGCGGTACTGACCAACTGATCGCGTTTATTTGATGCCATGTAAGGCCTCCTAAGGCTCTGTTGGCGCAAGCTGCGCAATCAGCTTAAAGCCGCTTGCTGTGCAGTCGAGCAAAATTGTCATTGAAATATACAGACCTGTCTGTCTAATATCCAGTTCACCGCCCACACATGGAGAATTGCGATGCGCCTTCACGACTTTGACCTGTCCGGCAACTGCTACAAAGTGCAGCTCTTTCTGAGCCTGATCGGCCAACACGCCGAGCGGGTGAGCGTCGATCTACGCGGCGGCGAACACAAACGCCCGGCATTCCTCGCCATCAACCCACGCGGCCAGGTGCCCACGCTGGAAGATGGCTCGCTGAGCCTTGGCGACTCCCAGGCCATTCTGGTTTACCTGGCGCGGCGCTATGCCGATGAACACTGGTACCCGCTCGATCCCGCGAGCCAAGGCCGCGTCGCTGGCTGGCTAAGTTTTGCCGCCAACGAAGTGCAACACGGCCCGGGACTGGCACGCCTGGGCAAACTGTTCGGCGCACCGATCGATGAACTGGCGGTAACCGCCAAAGCCACGAAAACGCTGGAACTGCTCAACACCCACCTGGCTGAACACCAGTGGCTGGCGCAGGCCGCAGAGCCGAGCATCGCCGATGTGGCGGTCTACCCCTACGTAGCGCTGGCGGGTGATGGCGGTCTTGATCTGACGCCCTACGCTCATCTGCATAGCTGGTTCGCCCGCCTGCGCGAGCTACCGGGTTATATCGGCATGCCGGGCCTGTAACACGCCCACTCCAGGAGCAGTTGCACGATGAACAGTCCCTTCCATCCCGGCGAGCAGGCAATCCAGGCCCGGGCCGGCGTGCGCGAAAAGGTCGAGGAAATCGGCAGGCGAGTCATCCGCAGCTTTATGCCGGAACAACACCGCGAGTTCTTCGCCCAGCAGCCCTGGCTGCTAGTCGGCAGCCTGGCGAGCGATGGCCAGCCGCAGGCCTCACTACTGTGGGGCGCCCCCGGCTTTATCCATTCGCCCGAGCCGACCCGCTTGCAGATCAAAGCCCTAGCGCAAAGCGATGACCCACTGGCCACTAATCTGGCCCCGGGCGCGCGCCTGGGTCTGCTCGGTCTGGAGCTGCCAACCCGACGGCGTAACCGGATGAATGGGACTGTCATCGCGGCTGATGCCGAGGGCTTTAGCGTCGAGGTCGCCCAGTCCTTCGGCAACTGTCCGAAGTACATCCAGGCCCGTGGCTGGCAAGCGGCACCCCGCGAACCCGGCCCGCTGGAACAGGGCGAAGGCCTGGATCAACGCTGGCTCGCCCTGGTGACCCAGGCCGACACCTTGTTTATCGCCAGCCAGAACAGCGATCCACAGGCCGGCGGGGTCGATGTATCGCACCGTGGCGGCGCACCGGGCTTCGTCAGCCTGGGCGCGGATGGTCGTTTATGGCTGCCGGACTACAGCGGTAACTTCCTTTTCAACACCCTCGGCAATCTGCTGCTGGAGCCTCGCTGCGGCCTGCTGTTCATCGACTTCCACAGCGGCGACCTGCTGCAACTGGAAGCCCGCGCCGAGCTGTATTGGCCACAGCAGTTGGCGGCACTGGGGCAGACGCTGCCCGCCGGTGCCGAACGCCTGTTGGCGCTTACCCCTGGTCGTTGGCGCTTGCGCCGAACGCGTTTGCCACTGGCCTTCGGCGCTCCCAGCGCCTCGCCGTTTCTTCCCGCTCAAGGAGTCTGAACCATGCGTCTATTGAGCCTTGCACTAGTCACCCTGCTGAGCCTGACTAGCTTGCCCGGTGCCGCCGCTGGCCTGCGTTTCAGCCTGGTGAAAACCGCCGAAACCGAAACCCTCGACGCCTTCACGGTTGAAGGTGGCAAGTGGACCGAGAAAGTCACCCTCAACCATGTCGCGGTGCTGATCGAGCACCACGCCGCCACCCTGCTGTTCGACACCGGTCTTGGGCGTCAGATCGACAGTCAGTTCGCCGAGATGCCACTGTGGGACAAGCCGCTGCTTCAGTACGGCCCCGTCGTGCCGGCGCGTGATCAGTTGGACAAGGACGGCATTCGGATTGACCGCATCCTGCTGTCCCACGCCCACTGGGATCACGCCTCGGGCCTCGCCGATTTTCCGGAAGTGCCGGTGTGGGCGCCCTACGAGGAAATCGAGTTCAGCCAGATCTCGACACCGCCGGCGGTCCTCCCCAGCCAGTTCAAGCACCCAGTGAAATGGCTGCCCTTCACCTTCCAGTCGGCAGCTTTTATGGGCTTCCCCGCTAGCCTGGATATGTTCGGTGATGGCAGCGTGGTGTTGGTGCCGCTAACCGGCCATACGCCGGGATCGGTGGGGCTATTTCTGACCCTGGAAGACGGCCGCCGCTTCTTCTTTACGGGCGATACCAGTTGGCGCCTGGAAGGTTTTACCGGCCCCCATGAAAAGTTCTGGATCAGCCGCAATATGGTCGATAACGACCGCAAAGCCACGCGCAAAGTGTTGGAGCAGGTGCATCAACTGATGGCGAAGGAACCAAACCTCACGGTAGTGCCGGCCCATGACGCCAAGGTGCAGCAAAAGCTGGGTTTCTATCCGCACTGGATCGAATGATTAATCGCGCTAACGCCCTGAATCCAAGGCCTGCCGACTAAGGTCTAAAGGCCGCTGCGTCTCTCTCGTGGTTTATTCCGCGTGCCGTAACAGTTCGGTCACAAACCCTCTGTCCGCACCCCACGAGAAGACAACAATAATGAGCCCCCTCAATAATAAGCCCCCCCTCGCCCATGCCGTGGCGCTTGCCACCCTGGGCGCCAGCCTCACCCTGCCGAACCTGGCACACGCTGAATTTATCAAAGACAGCAAAGCCAGCCTGGAGCTGCGCAACTTCTACATGAACCGCGATTTCCGCCAGGAAGGCGGCAACAAGGGCCAAGCCAAAGCAGAAGAATGGGCCCAGGGTTTCCTGCTGCGCATGGAGTCCGGCTACACCGAGGGCACCATCGGCGTGGGCGTCGATGCCCAAGGGCTGGCCGGTTTTAAACTCGACTCGGGGGGCGGTACCGCCGGTACTGGCCTGCTGGAACCCGACCGTTCCGGCGGCTCGCAAGACAACTATTCAGAACTTGGCCTGACCGCCAAACTACGCGCCTCGAAAAGCACCCTGAAAGTCGGCACCTTGATGCCCAAGTTGCCGGTACTGCAAGCCAACGACTCACGCCTGCTGCCGCAAACCTTCCAGGGCGGCCAGCTGAACTCGCTGGAAATCGACGGCCTGACCCTCGATGCCGGCCAGCTGCAACAGGTCAACTATCGTGACTCCTCGGACTACGAGGACATGACCATCAACGGTGGTGGCCGCCGCAACATCGTCTTCCAAAAAGGCCTGACCAGCGACGAGTTCAACTTCGCCAGCGCCAGCTACAAGTGGACTGACAAGCTGACCACCGCTTACAGCTATGGCAACCTGGATCAGTTCTACAAACAGCACATCGTCAACCTGGTGCATGTGCTGCCGATTGCCGACAAGCAATCGCTGAAGAGCGACCTGCGTTACGCCCGCTCCACCGATGACGGCAGCAGCAACGTCGACAACAAGGCCTTCGGCGCCATGTTCACCTACGGCCTCGGTGGCCATGCCTTCGGCTTGGGCTATCAGTCGATGAGCGGCGACACCGGCTACGCCTATGTCAACGCGACCGATCCCTTCCTGGTCAACTATGTGCAGATCGGCGACTTCGCCAACAAGGACGAGAAGTCCTGGCAGCTTCGCTACGACTACAACTTCGCCGCCATCGGTATTCCAGGCCTGACCTTTATGACCCGCTATCTGTCCGGCGACGACGTCGACCGCGGCGCCGCCCTCTCCGACGGTAAGGAGTGGGAACGCAACATGGACATCGCTTACGTCTTCCAGGATGGCCCGCTGAAGAACCTCGGGGTGAAATGGCGTAACGCGACCACCCGTGCCAACTTCGGCAACGACCTGGATGAGAACCGCTTGATCGTCAGCTACAGCCTGCCGCTCTGGTAGGCACCAAGAGGTAGGCTGGGTAGAGGCGCTAGGCGCCGAAACCCAGCGCGAGGAAAATGCTGGGTTTCGCTGCACTCTACCCAGCCTACGAACGTAAAAAAGCCCGCTCTTTTGAGCGGGCTTTTTCTTGCACGACTCAATCAGTCCTGGCTGACCGCACCGATCTTGTGGATCGACAAGTCGGCGCCGTAGTACTCCTCCTCCTGGCTTAAACGGATGCCGGTCAGCGCCTTGAGCACGCCGTACACCAGAAAACCGCCGGCCAGTGCCACCAAGACCCCGAGCCCGGTACCGATCAGTTGGCTGAGCAAACTAACGCCACCCAGACCGCCCAGTACTTCCTGGCCAAACACACCGCAGGCAATGCCACCCCAGACGCCGCACAGACCATGCAGCGGCCAGACCCCGAGCACATCGTCGATTCGCCACTTCACCTGAGTCGCCGTAAACGCCCAGACGAACAAGCCGCCGGCGATCAACCCGGTCATCAGCGCACCAACCGGGTGCATAAGATCGGAACCGGCACAGATCGCCACCAGACCAGCCAAAGGACCGTTATGCAGAAAGCCCGGGTCATTGCGCCCCACAAACAGCGCCGCCACGGTGCCACCGACCATCGCCATCAGCGAGTTGACCGCCACCAGACCACTGACACCCGTCAGGGTTTGCGCACTCATCACGTTGAAGCCGAACCAGCCGACAATCAGAATCCACGAACCCAGCGCCAGGAATGGAATGCTCGACGGCGCGAAAGCCACCAGGCGGCCATCACGGTAACGACCATCCCGGCGGCCGAGCAGCGTCACCGCGCCGAAGGCCAGCCAACCACCCATCGCATGCACCACCACGGAACCTGCGAAGTCATGGAAGCTCGCGCCAAAGCGCGCGGCCAGCCAGGCTTGCAGGCCAAAATTACCGTTCCACACCAGGCCCTCGAAGAAGGGATAGATGAAAGCCACGATCAGCACCGTCGCGCACAATTGCGGGCCGAACTTGGCGCGCTCGGCAATGCCCCCGGAGATGATCGCCGGAATCGCCGCAGCAAAGGTCAGCAGGAAGAAGAACTTCACCAACGCATAGCCGTGGTCCGCAGTCAGCGCCGTCGCCGGTACCAGGAAAGTCACCCCGTAAGCCACCCAATAGCCTATAAAGAAGTAGGCCAAGGTCGACACGGCAAAGTCGGAGATGATCTTCGACAGCGCGTTGACTTGGTTTTTCTGGCGTACCGTACCGACCTCAAGAAAGGCGAAGCCGGCGTGCATGGCCAATACCATCACGGCGCCGAGCAAGATGAACAGAGTATTGGAGCCGTGAATCAGGGTTTCCACGGCACTATTGAGGTTTTCCATCGGCGAAGATGACTCCGGCGGTTAGGGAAAAGCACCAAAGCAGCTCAGGCCCAGCCAATCACGCACCATCCTGATGCTCACTTGCACCAGAGCCGCCCATAAAAGCGAACCGATTTGGTACAAGCATTACTGGCAGGAAACTTGAACTTTCAGTTCTTTTCTTTATTTT contains these protein-coding regions:
- a CDS encoding OprD family porin; the encoded protein is MSPLNNKPPLAHAVALATLGASLTLPNLAHAEFIKDSKASLELRNFYMNRDFRQEGGNKGQAKAEEWAQGFLLRMESGYTEGTIGVGVDAQGLAGFKLDSGGGTAGTGLLEPDRSGGSQDNYSELGLTAKLRASKSTLKVGTLMPKLPVLQANDSRLLPQTFQGGQLNSLEIDGLTLDAGQLQQVNYRDSSDYEDMTINGGGRRNIVFQKGLTSDEFNFASASYKWTDKLTTAYSYGNLDQFYKQHIVNLVHVLPIADKQSLKSDLRYARSTDDGSSNVDNKAFGAMFTYGLGGHAFGLGYQSMSGDTGYAYVNATDPFLVNYVQIGDFANKDEKSWQLRYDYNFAAIGIPGLTFMTRYLSGDDVDRGAALSDGKEWERNMDIAYVFQDGPLKNLGVKWRNATTRANFGNDLDENRLIVSYSLPLW
- a CDS encoding glutaredoxin family protein, whose product is MLPECQLFGTLGCHLCEVAETLLMPFVEHGLLVELVDIVEHEEWVELYALRIPVLRRCDTGAELNWPFDAEQVVVFLR
- a CDS encoding ammonium transporter → MENLNSAVETLIHGSNTLFILLGAVMVLAMHAGFAFLEVGTVRQKNQVNALSKIISDFAVSTLAYFFIGYWVAYGVTFLVPATALTADHGYALVKFFFLLTFAAAIPAIISGGIAERAKFGPQLCATVLIVAFIYPFFEGLVWNGNFGLQAWLAARFGASFHDFAGSVVVHAMGGWLAFGAVTLLGRRDGRYRDGRLVAFAPSSIPFLALGSWILIVGWFGFNVMSAQTLTGVSGLVAVNSLMAMVGGTVAALFVGRNDPGFLHNGPLAGLVAICAGSDLMHPVGALMTGLIAGGLFVWAFTATQVKWRIDDVLGVWPLHGLCGVWGGIACGVFGQEVLGGLGGVSLLSQLIGTGLGVLVALAGGFLVYGVLKALTGIRLSQEEEYYGADLSIHKIGAVSQD
- a CDS encoding TetR/AcrR family transcriptional regulator codes for the protein MASNKRDQLVSTALELFYREGYHATGIDRILAESGVAKMTLYKHFKSKDELILAVLDSQHQQLSQRMQLAQESLPPREAILRTYDGLHLWLSEKGFCGCLFAHAAAEFSNREHPIHQQAALHKRFVCGYFLAALQRLGATEPERLARQLQFLFEGALSMAHLHGPADQALEAKAAAEQLLKAAGV
- a CDS encoding pyridoxamine 5'-phosphate oxidase family protein, which produces MNSPFHPGEQAIQARAGVREKVEEIGRRVIRSFMPEQHREFFAQQPWLLVGSLASDGQPQASLLWGAPGFIHSPEPTRLQIKALAQSDDPLATNLAPGARLGLLGLELPTRRRNRMNGTVIAADAEGFSVEVAQSFGNCPKYIQARGWQAAPREPGPLEQGEGLDQRWLALVTQADTLFIASQNSDPQAGGVDVSHRGGAPGFVSLGADGRLWLPDYSGNFLFNTLGNLLLEPRCGLLFIDFHSGDLLQLEARAELYWPQQLAALGQTLPAGAERLLALTPGRWRLRRTRLPLAFGAPSASPFLPAQGV
- a CDS encoding YgdI/YgdR family lipoprotein yields the protein MTQRIIPAFLLALGLITLAGCSSPSVITLNDGREIQSVDQPEFDEQDGFYEFEQLDGKRVKVNKDQVRSVKEL
- a CDS encoding glutathione S-transferase family protein — its product is MRLHDFDLSGNCYKVQLFLSLIGQHAERVSVDLRGGEHKRPAFLAINPRGQVPTLEDGSLSLGDSQAILVYLARRYADEHWYPLDPASQGRVAGWLSFAANEVQHGPGLARLGKLFGAPIDELAVTAKATKTLELLNTHLAEHQWLAQAAEPSIADVAVYPYVALAGDGGLDLTPYAHLHSWFARLRELPGYIGMPGL
- a CDS encoding MBL fold metallo-hydrolase: MRLLSLALVTLLSLTSLPGAAAGLRFSLVKTAETETLDAFTVEGGKWTEKVTLNHVAVLIEHHAATLLFDTGLGRQIDSQFAEMPLWDKPLLQYGPVVPARDQLDKDGIRIDRILLSHAHWDHASGLADFPEVPVWAPYEEIEFSQISTPPAVLPSQFKHPVKWLPFTFQSAAFMGFPASLDMFGDGSVVLVPLTGHTPGSVGLFLTLEDGRRFFFTGDTSWRLEGFTGPHEKFWISRNMVDNDRKATRKVLEQVHQLMAKEPNLTVVPAHDAKVQQKLGFYPHWIE